TTTTACTGGAGGGCTCCCTTTATAGAGGGCTGGCAGCCCCCCAGATCGGCATCCAAAAACGATTGATTGTATGCGGTCTTCGCGGCGAAATCAAAATTCTGATCAATCCAGAAATAGTCGAAAAGAAAGGTGCTTATACCAACAGCGAATCTTGTTTGTCGCTGCCGCAACATGGTCATAAATTGATCACACGCTCCCAATACGTGCAGGTCAAGTATAAAACCCTTGAAAATACTGAAAAAATTATCGGCGCCCAGAACAGTTATGCGGCACTTTTGGAACACGAAATCGATCATCTCAATGGGGTGCTCTATATTGATTATGCATAGATCCTACCCTGCCCCGCTTCCCCCTTGACTTAATGATTCGGCCCCTTATGTTAGGCGTTCGTTTTTTTTGTGCAAAATTTCGGCGTTAAGTTTGACACGCTATGCGCCGATATAATAGAAAAGCAACTCCGCTAACGGACACAATATGGCGTTATTTGGAATTTGATTAATGACGTTTGTTTTGTTATATTGACATTATC
The nucleotide sequence above comes from Desulfobacterales bacterium. Encoded proteins:
- the def gene encoding peptide deformylase, whose amino-acid sequence is MWTRRQWLKFGLAGLIGTTGTFSFVKHYKQKHDIIDIVEFPHPVLRSPSQPIDVIEDSVDTLAKSMIAILQYNAPFAFLLEGSLYRGLAAPQIGIQKRLIVCGLRGEIKILINPEIVEKKGAYTNSESCLSLPQHGHKLITRSQYVQVKYKTLENTEKIIGAQNSYAALLEHEIDHLNGVLYIDYA